DNA sequence from the Acipenser ruthenus chromosome 20, fAciRut3.2 maternal haplotype, whole genome shotgun sequence genome:
CCTGCCGGAACAACGAGAAACAGAGGAAGAGGAGGGTTATTCTATAGAACGTTtagcactgtcctgctggaatCATTATTCAACACTGTTTCCAGTTCCAAGATCTTACGGGCCATCTTCGTTAAAGCATCTGGTAAAAAGCGATTAGGAAATGATTCTCTAAAATCGATTCTGCCCTAAATGAAGCGTTTGTTTCAGACAAGAAGTATTTTTTAAGCTTTCCTCCGACGTTCCTGAACTTCCCAATGGAAgagtttaaaaatgaaagtaaggaACTATTTTCaataggcagcagtggtgtagtcgagccagACAGTCACATGAGACATCCCCAgtctgattcagtcagcagtcctctcgatgcaatgaaaagagcatcaggaacaacttctattacaaactacttctttaagaaggctaaacatgatgacgaagacgacagcaacagtgcatccactacgactgtggacacaaagaaagaaagtaaagcattctgacaagatcgAGAAAGGCACTGCGTGGAAATACTTGcagaaattagataaatgcattgtctattatatgtgttactagaagttcagtctacaaataaaatgtgaatttgtagtACAATAACTTTTGGttaagaaaatcaatattttagaAGGTGTGCTGGTCAGATTTAGGACTGCACCACTGGTCTTAAAATACTTTTGCACGAAACAAACATGAACGCGTTAGATAAGCATTTTAGAAGGGAAGCTTGACACATCCCCTACAATCAGCAGTGTATGGTTTGTTAATACCGGCAGGTTTACAGAGCTGTGTGAACTGAGGAagaccctccccctcccccggaACGAACCTCTGAGAGTCCTGAGGAAATGTCGCAGCAGCTCTCTGTAGGCATCTCTGTAGCGCTCTGCAGTGTCCTGCAGACAGAGAGCCGCCGAGGTGCTGTGGTCCGAGATGCCCAGGGGGTTGCGATTGTCCATCTGCAGGGAGCCCTCTGTCCCGTGGACCTGGGGAAAGGGGAGCCACAGAGAGACCATTGAAAAAGCACTGCCTAGAAAGCTTTGGTGGCTTTTCCCGTGCCTCTAGAGCTTACGAAGGAAGAGCTCTAGGCGAATTCTGTTATCCTGTTATTAAAACAGCTTGACAGTATATATAACAGTGCCGATCGACTCAATCCCCGATGTCTTTTCCCCCCTCCCGACATCatgttgagattttaaaacagCGTTGGATAAATAATATCGCTTTAGTAAATCAGACCGTTTCACAGATGCAAGAAGCTTGAGTCAGAGACGTTGCAGAGACATGTTTGGCAGGTTACTACATCAAACACACAACGCACAGGCAAGCTTCAATGAACCCTTTAAGTGCGGTGGTCAGACACGTACTTCCAGTCTTTGGTCACAGCTCTTGTTGCAGTGCTGGCTGGTGTCCAGAGAGGCGATGGCCCCGCTAGGGAACTTCATGCTGACAGAGATCGAGTCAGGTTCCTTCACTGCAGCCATCTCTGCAAGGACGGAGCACAGAGGTCACTTTCACCCTCATCAATGCAATCCAAGTGCGCTCTAAAGATTTTGTAGCTGTCCTATTCAAATGGTACACATTTACAAATACCGAATtcatgcaaatctttttttttttttttttacaagaaacaggAGTTGGTTTGCTTTAGAATACCTCTGCAGAATGCATGTCCGAGCGAAAAGATGGTATCTGGGGCGCTTTCTCCCAGCAACCAACAGATGACGTCAATATCGTGCACCGCTGTGTTGTAGAATATCCCACCTAGGACACAAAGAGCAGTATGAAGCCATGCCAGGGGGTTGCCAGGTAAACAGGACAAAGAGCATCGCGTTATTGCACACAATCAGATGCAATAGGTGCAATAAAACAAATCCAGCATTTATGGTGGCATTGTAACTAGACTGGAGTTACTGTCGCTGCTGGCTGCGGGGTTGTTTACCCTTGGTTAAAGCCTGCTTTCTTTATGCACCTGCGCGGTGTTAATGAGAGCCATTTCCTGCTGCAGGCTGGGCTCACTGAGCACAATGCTCTTATTGAAGCCAGGCGGTATGAGGAAATAGAGGATGTCatctcaaaaacaaacacagcttgaAAATAGATTCAAAATAAACGTTGGTATTCAAAGCCACAGGCGTCCAATTACAAAAGTGTCCCTGAAATCTACTGTGCACCTTACCGGACCAAAACAGGTTTACTCGAACCATCCATTGTATTCAAGTCAAACAAAAACCATCTCAGGATTGGAACAGGAAGCTGTTAGTAAGACATGCCCATCATTACTGCAATCACAAAGGCAGAACGCACTTTTAAGTGCCATACGAGTTTGCCAATGAATAATTGTTTAATGAAATCTGTAAAGATGAAATTCATTTTATATTCCTTTATTCGTGTTGATACAAACCTAGTCTGGATGAATGTGACACcaaagctgttttttgttttaaatcaaatgGCCCTCCTCGATGTTAAGCAGGACTACAAGTCCCAGAATGCACTGCGGTGTGAAGCAATGTGGTCAACCTATCGAAAGGCTGAACCGCTCCATACCTGAGGATTTGATCGCTGCCACTGAGGGAGGGGGATACATTCTGCTGACAGTCGATATCCTCTGAATTCTACCCAGCGTTTCATTTTCATGGACCCTCTTGTACAGAAACTGCAAGGCTGGGTCGAAACGCCTAAacaaacagagattttttttatatatatatactagtgaTACACATGTGGCTGATCTGGAATTAAGTTGCAGAGAACAACACTTACTTGAAAAATCCACAAACCAGTGGCTTTCCACAGCGGCTGGCTTCATCAAAACACGACTCCGCGATGTgtctgttcaggctgggcagctTCTCACAGAACACCCCTTTACCTGAGAAAGACAGGTGAGTGATAAGGTCTCAACAGCACCACTGAAGTGCACGAccaaaatgtgtatatatgtaaatataaagTCTACAAAGAAACGCAGaacaaaaatagaaatgtttctgccaaTTGACAACAAGCGTGTTCTAAGACAGAGACTTCACGGACGTGTAGTGGACGTGTGGTGCTACCCTTGTAAAGGTTTAATGTGGTGTACCGTGGTTATAGCACAGATAAAGAAAAGCGACATTATGGTAAAGCACTGTAAAtcagatgtatggtaaagcatggtataTTCGTAGTATAGTGAAAAGCATGGGGAACAGTCAAATTACTGTGCAGCTGCACTAGCTTTTTAAAGGTAAAGGTTGCATCTCCTGATAAAAACAGGCTAACACACCCACCTGCTCGCAAGGCATCCAGAACTATTACTGAGGCTTCATCTGGAGGGGAACAAACCACCACCCCCGAAAcactacaaaaaaacaataagaatcacaataataaaaagaaagacaaccCATCTTTCTATGGAGTGTCTACCAGAATGCAGATTTAACAGACAACACTTCAATCAGCATAATACTGCCAAAGAGCTATTGGACAGTTCTTAGTAAGGTGGCAGCTTTACTGAAAGCAGGATACAGTTCAGTAGCATTTACTAATAAAGCAAGCCACACTACAAAAGGCCTTGCATGCTGTGTGAACCCAGCCTACCACTGATCTCTGAGCACGATGTCGGTGTCCAGGGATCGCAGCACCCTGGTGTGGGTCAGATGCTCCTGGCTGAAGACGCCCTCCAACTCCCAGCGCTGATCCTCCACTATGTAGAGGAGCTGGCAGCCGTTCTCTACAACCAGACTGTGGCACAGTGCCCTGCTGCCAGTGCTCACCCCAAAGAGAGCCAGCCCCACCCCAACTCCCAGCCCAGCCCCTCCCCCTGCGCCCGCCCGCACCCCAATGCTATTGGTCGTCCTCTCCAGCCAGGGATTGCTCGCCCAGCCAGGGAGAGGCGGGCTCCTGACACGCCCACTGGAGAAGTTCTGTGGTTGGTTGTCTGAGGTGGAGGGTGTGGCCTCAGAAGTGGCTGCAGAAGAGGTGGAGCTCTTGCTGCtggagaggagtgggagagaggggggagggaggctgCTGGAGCAGGAGGAGACGGAGCAGCCAGGAGTGCCCGTTAGGAGGGGAGGCTGAGAGGTCAGGGAAGACGAGCCAAGTTTGACGGGTAAATGGAGGTCCGACGGTGCTGATCTGTAAAgaaatgccaaaaaaaacaaacatgtaatttCTCTTGCATTGCTTGGTACAGTCCACTTTTAGGTATAATACTGAATATTTTCACATCTGTGGTTTGTTTACCTTGTTATTTCTTCTTCTGTCTGGCTTCATTGCAAGCCAGTCAACCAGAAAAGCAGTAGAGGAAGTAACAGcacttttatcatttattttggTGAAGCAAGAGCTTAAAAATAGGGGTGAACAACAGAGCTTAGCTAAAGCCATTTTTAGAATTACCTGTAGCTATTCTGTAATTGAAAAGTGACCATGCCTGCATAAAGTAGGAGGCCCACTGGGatgcaagtttttattttaaagatattaaatgcagagtcagtgtgtgtgcgctTTGTCATTTCTTGCTGCACTGCCCCAGCCAGCACGGTTACTATACTATTGGTACTGTTTAACTGataggagtccagagccccaaacCCTGTTCTCCAACTCATTCATGATAGACTGCGTTCCACAAAAAGTCTGACAAATATACTctgataataaaaaagaaatttgaGGTGTGCTTTCAGACAGAACTGCGTATAACAGTCCAAATGGGAGCGGTAGAAAAGGCTCAGTTTAATCTGTGCATTAATAATGCAATATCCGACTTGCCGGAGTGCTAACTGCCTGTAGTGTGTCCTGCAGAATAAAAGAGGGAATTCATTTCCGCAGGCAAAGCGAGAAACCTTATCTCCCACACTCTGTTTACTTTTAAAGCCACTGGAGTAAACACAGTACCTCAGTCGCCAGGCAACAGAGGGCGGCTAGACAGGTCAGAACaaagagaaaaagagaaatcCCCCTGTTCTTATCGGCTCCCCAGCAGCAGTGACCTCCCCTCCCTGTGGCGCTGCTCCTTCAGACAGGACAGGCTGGAGCTGGGGAGGCTGCTCCCAGGCTGATCCCGACTCCTGAGTGCAATCCCTCTGAAGACAAGAGCTCCTCGCTGCTGaacaagctgctgctgctgctcccagCTCTGCATCCCCCCCTCCTACTCTTCCTAAACTGTTTGTTAACGGCTGGCAGGATTTTCCTCGCCAAACACCTGGCAGTGTCAGCCTCCCCGCTCACAGACACAGCCCCCGGGACCAGCCACAGTGTTCAAGGCATCTCTTCTTGTTTTAATGCCTCCCTGTTTAAATACCGCTAGTGCAAAAAGAGCTCAGTGATTCATACGAGTTAATCTATAATATTTTTGTCCCTTACCAGCAGACCGCTGAAGCACATTTACACACACCAATATATTTTTAACCTATAGCCCTACTTTCTGGAATGGAAACAAATAGGTGATGAAAATGGTGCTGAAAGTGTCGCTATTACCAAGTGACCCCCAGTTGCACCATATTTTTGAATTCCTGCTATTTTTACACCAGTGTTGTGAAGTTAACAACACTTATTTTTCCACTGAAGCGCCGCTCTGAGCTTTATGCTAGGTGGCCCTCAGTAAAAAGAGACACAAGAGGAAATAACTGCTGTGTCTGCTTCCGACAACTATATAAAAAACAGACCTCCTACAGCAGGACAGTCTAAATACCTAGTCTAGTTTACCCAGGATAAAAGCCGAATTGAACAGAGCCACTGATATCCAGCGACAGCATTCGACCCTCCCTCACTACGAAACacgctctttaaaaaaaatcattgaaaagTTTGAACAACTAGGCTGAATAGCCCATCGAACAaacaatgtcatgttttaaatgtttgacGTCTTTGCACAGCTAATGCAAACTGTGATTCATCAGAAGTTTATTTCGAGGAGCTTGTAAACTCTTGTATCTAATATAAGGCTCACAGTGCAACCTGGAATGAATGACAGAAATGAAGACTTGCCGTGCATATAAGCGTGAGCCATCCCAGGTTTTACTGCGAGCCCTTTACCTATAACCTGTTGCTATCAAGCCCTGCAACACTGCATAAACTTTTATAGCACATTCAATCCAGGAGGTGCTAGAGATTCAAAGCTGGTAATGTTACACCTTGAGGGAACAGCAGACACATGCATGGAATCCCAAAGAGGTGCAATtgggacaaaaaaaaattattaatggaaAGATATTTACTATCttttactgataaaaaaaaaatgtatacaaattattatatttgtgttttacaACTAAGCTTTTGACAGAAAAGTCTTTGATTTTTAGTACATTAAACTGTCATTAATTTCTCCCAGTTTCAGTGAAGCTGGTTGTGTGTACAGGGATAGGGACTCAACCcagccccttataaaagtttatcatagtaaaaacatagcaatgtGTAATCAAGCACTATAAAGTCCACAGAGGTacgtaaagcatatttaaaaacctgGTAAACTATTATATAACCAAGAGATaagcatggggaaactgcaaaatgactttc
Encoded proteins:
- the LOC117425804 gene encoding myo-inositol 2-dehydrogenase-like is translated as MGRKKKTLHDYAAEFHDLAVKRHVVEQHDSGERTRVEILYCKSCEVPVRVRRDRILEHLASARHYRNRRLIKQQWDRKPVLVSAPSDLHLPVKLGSSSLTSQPPLLTGTPGCSVSSCSSSLPPPSLPLLSSSKSSTSSAATSEATPSTSDNQPQNFSSGRVRSPPLPGWASNPWLERTTNSIGVRAGAGGGAGLGVGVGLALFGVSTGSRALCHSLVVENGCQLLYIVEDQRWELEGVFSQEHLTHTRVLRSLDTDIVLRDQCVSGVVVCSPPDEASVIVLDALRAGKGVFCEKLPSLNRHIAESCFDEASRCGKPLVCGFFKRFDPALQFLYKRVHENETLGRIQRISTVSRMYPPPSVAAIKSSGGIFYNTAVHDIDVICWLLGESAPDTIFSLGHAFCREMAAVKEPDSISVSMKFPSGAIASLDTSQHCNKSCDQRLEVHGTEGSLQMDNRNPLGISDHSTSAALCLQDTAERYRDAYRELLRHFLRTLRGRESPFFTKEQYLWTIQVAAAAEQSWRNGSAVDLRNEALDTTIIKTEVQ